One window of Cupriavidus oxalaticus genomic DNA carries:
- the flgE gene encoding flagellar hook protein FlgE, with product MGFGQGVSGINAAAANLDVIGNNIANANTVGYKQSSTQFADVYAGSKIGLGTTVNSVVQSFKQGNIEASGRSLDVAITNGSGFYRLVGTDGSVHFSRNGQFLRTDDGRIVNAQGLQLTGYPAAAAGGGATPQPLVVSNAQMPPQETTDITAQYNLDSRSTVPTTAFASTPGNLPDSSMYNYSTSMTVYDSLGNARQVVAYFGKEMGGAPTVPGGTDWVLNVTDEAGNRLGIGDAATTPPTPAGQTVTLAFDSAGKLVSTNPASFALTSPAANGAGAMSMKVDLAGTTQFGSDHDAKPPQQNGYASGSLLGFSIEADGTIRGSYSNEQTQELGTVVLASFGNAEGLRAEGGNTWAATGASGQPVIGTPGGSRGQLMSNANEASNVDLSAELVNLIIAQRNYQANAKTIETQNQVMQSLVNM from the coding sequence ATGGGTTTCGGTCAAGGGGTAAGCGGCATCAACGCCGCGGCAGCCAATCTGGATGTAATCGGCAACAACATTGCCAATGCCAACACGGTCGGCTACAAGCAATCGAGCACGCAGTTCGCCGATGTCTACGCCGGCAGCAAGATCGGCCTGGGCACCACGGTGAACTCGGTGGTCCAGTCGTTCAAGCAGGGCAATATCGAGGCCTCCGGGCGATCGCTGGATGTGGCCATCACCAATGGCAGCGGCTTCTACCGGCTGGTCGGGACGGATGGATCGGTGCATTTCTCGCGCAATGGGCAGTTCCTGCGCACGGATGACGGCCGCATCGTCAACGCGCAGGGCCTGCAGCTGACCGGCTATCCGGCAGCCGCGGCCGGCGGCGGCGCCACGCCGCAGCCGCTGGTGGTATCCAATGCGCAGATGCCGCCCCAGGAAACCACAGACATCACGGCGCAGTACAACCTCGATTCGCGCAGCACCGTGCCGACGACCGCGTTCGCCAGCACGCCCGGCAACCTGCCTGACTCGTCGATGTACAACTACAGCACCAGCATGACGGTGTACGACTCGCTCGGCAATGCCAGGCAGGTGGTTGCCTACTTCGGCAAGGAGATGGGAGGGGCGCCGACGGTGCCCGGCGGCACCGATTGGGTGCTGAACGTGACCGACGAGGCCGGCAACCGGCTTGGAATCGGCGATGCCGCCACGACGCCGCCCACCCCCGCCGGCCAGACGGTCACGCTGGCGTTCGACAGTGCCGGCAAACTGGTCTCCACCAACCCCGCCTCGTTCGCATTGACCTCGCCGGCGGCAAACGGCGCCGGCGCCATGTCGATGAAGGTAGACCTGGCCGGCACGACGCAATTTGGCTCCGACCACGACGCCAAGCCGCCCCAACAGAATGGCTATGCCTCGGGCAGCCTGCTCGGCTTCTCGATCGAAGCCGACGGCACCATCCGCGGCAGCTACTCGAACGAGCAGACCCAGGAACTCGGCACCGTGGTGCTGGCCAGCTTCGGCAACGCCGAAGGCCTGCGCGCCGAGGGCGGCAATACGTGGGCAGCCACCGGCGCCTCCGGCCAGCCGGTCATCGGCACGCCGGGCGGCTCGCGCGGCCAGCTGATGTCGAACGCCAATGAAGCGTCCAACGTCGACCTCTCCGCCGAGCTGGTCAACCTGATCATCGCCCAGCGTAATTACCAGGCCAACGCCAAGACCATCGAGACGCAGAACCAGGTCATGCAGTCGCTGGTGAACATGTAA
- the flgF gene encoding flagellar basal-body rod protein FlgF: MDRMIYTALSGAKQILDQQAAASNNLANVSTPGFRAQVNLYRAVPVVGAEAGTRAFTLASTPGADMRAGPLTYTGRNLDVALQGNGWLVVQAPDGSEAYTRAGALQVAQDGQVQTLSGLPVMGDGGPLAVPPGSQVTIGTDGTITARGPGEASAGLAQVGKLRVVNPPNDAIARGDDGLFRLRPGAQPLEADPTVRVISGALEGSNVNPTEAMVEMIANARRFEMQMKMIQGADGNEQRANQLLSTN, from the coding sequence ATGGACCGCATGATCTATACCGCCCTGTCGGGCGCCAAGCAGATACTCGACCAGCAGGCGGCGGCATCGAACAACCTGGCCAACGTGTCGACGCCCGGGTTCCGCGCGCAGGTCAACCTGTACCGCGCGGTGCCCGTGGTCGGTGCCGAGGCCGGCACGCGCGCCTTCACGCTGGCCTCGACGCCCGGCGCCGACATGCGCGCCGGTCCGTTGACCTACACCGGCCGCAATCTCGACGTGGCGCTGCAGGGCAACGGCTGGCTGGTGGTGCAGGCGCCTGATGGCTCCGAGGCCTATACCCGTGCCGGCGCGCTGCAGGTCGCGCAGGACGGCCAGGTGCAGACCCTGTCCGGCCTGCCGGTGATGGGCGACGGCGGCCCGCTGGCGGTGCCGCCGGGCTCGCAGGTCACCATCGGCACGGATGGCACCATCACCGCGCGCGGCCCGGGCGAAGCATCGGCTGGCCTGGCCCAGGTAGGCAAGCTGCGCGTGGTCAACCCGCCCAACGACGCCATCGCGCGCGGCGACGATGGCCTGTTCCGCCTGCGCCCCGGCGCGCAGCCGCTGGAAGCCGACCCCACCGTGCGCGTGATTTCTGGCGCGCTCGAGGGCAGCAACGTCAACCCGACCGAAGCCATGGTCGAGATGATCGCCAATGCGCGCCGCTTCGAGATGCAGATGAAGATGATCCAGGGCGCGGACGGCAACGAGCAGCGCGCCAACCAGCTGCTGTCGACCAACTGA
- the flgG gene encoding flagellar basal-body rod protein FlgG: MIRSLWIAKTGLDAQQTQMDVISNNLANVSTNGFKRGRAVFEELMYQTIRQPGALSSDQTTLPSGMQLGTGVRPVATERIHTQGNPQQTGNNKDVAIIGQGFFQVALPDGTTAYTRDGSFQVDQNGQLVTSSGFVIQPAVTIPANTLSLTVARDGTVSVTQPGSSANVQVGQLQLATFMNPAGLESMGENLYVQTDASGAPNTTVPGLNGAGVLQQNYVEASNVNVVEELVSMIQTQRAYEINSKAVQTSDQMLQRLAQMG, translated from the coding sequence ATGATCCGCTCTCTCTGGATTGCCAAGACCGGCCTCGATGCGCAGCAGACGCAGATGGACGTGATCTCGAACAACCTGGCCAACGTGTCGACCAACGGCTTCAAGCGCGGCCGCGCGGTGTTCGAGGAACTGATGTACCAGACCATCCGCCAGCCCGGCGCGCTGTCGTCGGACCAGACCACGCTGCCCTCGGGCATGCAGCTGGGCACCGGCGTGCGCCCGGTCGCGACCGAGCGCATTCACACACAGGGCAATCCGCAGCAGACCGGCAACAACAAGGACGTGGCCATCATCGGCCAGGGCTTCTTCCAGGTAGCGCTGCCCGACGGCACCACTGCCTACACCCGCGACGGCTCGTTCCAGGTGGACCAGAACGGCCAGCTGGTGACGTCCAGCGGCTTCGTGATCCAGCCCGCCGTGACCATCCCGGCCAACACGCTGTCGCTGACGGTGGCGCGCGACGGCACGGTGTCGGTGACACAGCCGGGCTCGAGCGCCAACGTGCAGGTCGGCCAGCTGCAGCTGGCCACCTTCATGAACCCGGCCGGCCTGGAAAGCATGGGCGAAAACCTGTATGTGCAGACCGATGCGTCGGGCGCGCCCAATACCACCGTGCCGGGCCTGAACGGCGCCGGCGTGCTGCAGCAGAACTACGTGGAAGCGTCCAACGTCAACGTGGTGGAAGAGCTGGTCAGCATGATCCAGACCCAGCGCGCGTACGAGATCAACAGCAAGGCAGTGCAGACTTCAGACCAGATGCTGCAGCGCCTGGCGCAGATGGGTTGA
- the flgH gene encoding flagellar basal body L-ring protein FlgH, whose protein sequence is MATLLSRLGAHALVCLAGVAMLATSGCALVPREPLVQLPTTARAEPRPVGPASGSIYQSSYAGNPLFEDRRPRNVGDILTIVITENVNASKNSGTNTSRSGSTTLTFDAVPRALGGLFGASQNADINGGNNMKASGGASAANTFNGTITVTVLEVLQNGNLVVSGEKQMAINQGAEFIRFSGVVNPRTVTGDNAVLSTQVADARIEYTAKGVIDEAQNMGWLQRFFLNVLPF, encoded by the coding sequence ATGGCCACCTTGCTTTCCCGCCTGGGCGCGCATGCGCTGGTTTGCCTGGCCGGCGTGGCAATGCTGGCCACGAGCGGCTGCGCGCTGGTGCCGCGCGAGCCGCTGGTGCAACTGCCCACCACCGCGCGCGCCGAGCCGCGCCCGGTCGGGCCGGCTTCCGGATCGATCTACCAGTCGTCGTATGCCGGCAACCCGCTGTTCGAGGACCGCCGCCCGCGCAACGTGGGCGACATCCTGACCATCGTCATCACCGAGAACGTCAACGCCAGCAAGAACTCCGGCACCAATACCAGCCGTAGCGGCAGCACCACGCTGACGTTCGATGCCGTGCCGCGCGCACTGGGCGGGCTGTTCGGCGCCAGCCAGAACGCCGACATCAATGGCGGCAACAACATGAAGGCCAGCGGCGGCGCCAGCGCGGCCAACACCTTCAACGGCACTATCACCGTCACCGTGCTGGAAGTCTTGCAGAACGGCAACCTGGTGGTCTCCGGCGAAAAACAGATGGCGATCAACCAGGGCGCCGAGTTCATCCGCTTCTCGGGCGTGGTCAACCCGCGCACCGTCACCGGCGACAACGCCGTGCTGTCCACGCAGGTGGCCGACGCGCGCATCGAGTACACCGCCAAGGGCGTGATCGACGAAGCGCAGAACATGGGCTGGCTGCAGCGCTTCTTCCTCAATGTCTTACCGTTCTGA
- a CDS encoding flagellar basal body P-ring protein FlgI: MSYRSDRAMSASMLAYFLSRLLRVSVISLALGVAFGAFATAAKAERLKNLATFQGVRDNPLVGYGLVVGLDNTGDQTMQTPFTTQSLTNMLSQLGITLPAGKNMQLKNVAAVMVTATLPAFAQPGSQLDVVVSSMGNAKSLRGGTLLMTPLKGADGQVYAIAQGNMLVGGAGASANGSKVQINQLAVGRIANGAIVERAVAPFQPDGGVLNLELKETDFGTAERVVEAINRSMGGGVAAALDGRTVQVRAPAAPSARVGFLARIENIDVTPAKAAAKVILNARTGSIVMNQAVTVEDCAVAHGNLSVVINTQPVISQPAPFSEGRTVVAPVSQIDMRQQGGSLQVVRAGASLAAVVKGLNALGATPADLQTILEAMRAAGALRAELEVI; this comes from the coding sequence ATGTCTTACCGTTCTGACCGCGCCATGTCCGCTTCCATGCTCGCCTATTTCCTGTCACGCCTGCTGCGCGTGAGCGTGATCAGCCTGGCGCTGGGCGTGGCCTTCGGCGCCTTCGCCACCGCTGCCAAGGCCGAGCGCCTGAAGAACCTGGCCACTTTCCAGGGCGTGCGCGACAACCCGCTGGTGGGCTACGGCCTGGTGGTCGGCCTGGACAACACCGGCGACCAGACCATGCAGACGCCGTTCACCACGCAGAGCCTGACCAACATGCTCTCGCAGCTGGGGATCACGCTGCCGGCCGGCAAGAACATGCAGCTCAAGAACGTGGCCGCGGTGATGGTCACGGCCACGTTGCCCGCGTTTGCGCAGCCGGGCAGCCAGCTTGACGTGGTGGTGTCGTCGATGGGCAATGCCAAGAGCCTGCGCGGCGGCACGCTGCTGATGACGCCGCTCAAGGGCGCCGACGGGCAGGTCTACGCCATCGCGCAGGGCAACATGCTGGTGGGCGGCGCGGGCGCGTCGGCCAACGGCAGCAAGGTGCAGATCAACCAGCTTGCGGTGGGCCGTATCGCCAACGGCGCTATCGTCGAGCGCGCGGTCGCGCCGTTCCAGCCGGACGGCGGCGTGCTCAACCTGGAGCTGAAGGAAACCGATTTCGGCACCGCCGAGCGCGTGGTCGAAGCCATCAACCGTTCCATGGGCGGCGGCGTCGCCGCGGCGCTCGACGGCCGCACCGTGCAGGTGCGCGCTCCCGCCGCGCCGAGCGCGCGCGTGGGCTTCCTGGCCCGCATCGAGAATATCGACGTGACCCCGGCCAAGGCCGCGGCCAAGGTCATCCTGAACGCCCGCACCGGTTCGATCGTGATGAACCAGGCGGTGACGGTGGAAGACTGCGCGGTCGCGCACGGCAACCTGTCGGTGGTGATCAACACGCAGCCGGTGATCAGCCAGCCCGCGCCATTCAGCGAGGGCCGGACCGTGGTGGCGCCGGTGTCCCAGATCGACATGAGGCAGCAGGGCGGCTCGCTGCAGGTGGTCAGGGCGGGCGCCTCGCTGGCGGCCGTGGTCAAGGGCCTGAACGCGCTGGGCGCGACCCCGGCCGACCTGCAGACCATCCTGGAAGCGATGCGCGCCGCCGGTGCGCTGCGTGCGGAACTGGAAGTGATCTGA
- the flgJ gene encoding flagellar assembly peptidoglycan hydrolase FlgJ — translation MSASMPPQAADLTQRFALDTQGFEALKHSARNGANAATLQAAAKQFEAVFTQMVLKSMRNATPQDGLFDNEQSKLYMSMMDQQLAQQMSSRGIGLAEVMVRQLARAAGTPMPAGMNAMTAAESGRAADAEMARLLDSRGAASAGGNEAADLPAVGTVVPGQNWNPTAGLRQYQSQFYGDRSQDGQDGQDGQGGEVLGPLPADAPAHVSAFVARMAAPAEAASRASGVPARLIVGQAALESGWGQREILHADGSTTFNVFGIKAGSSWKGRVAEITTTEYVDGQPQKVKAKFRAYGSYDEACADYARLLTNNPRYAGVVSAGSAEEAAHGLQRAGYATDPAYGHKLVKIMKKVAV, via the coding sequence ATGAGCGCGTCCATGCCACCGCAGGCCGCGGACCTGACGCAGCGCTTCGCGCTCGACACGCAGGGCTTCGAGGCGCTCAAGCACAGCGCGCGCAACGGTGCCAACGCGGCCACCCTGCAGGCGGCCGCCAAACAGTTCGAGGCGGTGTTCACGCAGATGGTGCTCAAGAGCATGCGCAATGCCACGCCGCAGGATGGACTCTTCGACAACGAGCAGAGCAAGCTCTATATGTCGATGATGGACCAGCAGCTCGCGCAGCAGATGTCGTCGCGCGGCATCGGGCTGGCCGAAGTGATGGTGCGCCAGCTGGCGCGCGCCGCGGGCACGCCGATGCCCGCGGGCATGAATGCGATGACGGCGGCCGAGTCCGGCCGTGCCGCCGATGCCGAGATGGCTCGATTGCTCGACAGCCGCGGCGCGGCCTCCGCCGGCGGCAATGAAGCCGCGGACCTGCCTGCTGTCGGCACGGTGGTGCCGGGACAGAACTGGAACCCAACCGCGGGCTTGCGCCAGTACCAGTCGCAGTTCTACGGCGACCGAAGCCAGGACGGGCAGGACGGGCAGGACGGCCAGGGCGGCGAAGTGCTCGGCCCGCTGCCTGCCGATGCGCCCGCCCACGTCAGCGCCTTTGTCGCGCGCATGGCGGCGCCGGCCGAAGCCGCATCCCGTGCCTCGGGCGTGCCGGCACGGCTGATCGTCGGCCAGGCGGCGCTCGAGTCGGGCTGGGGCCAGCGCGAAATCCTGCATGCCGATGGCTCGACCACCTTCAACGTGTTCGGTATCAAGGCCGGATCGAGCTGGAAGGGCCGCGTGGCCGAGATCACCACCACCGAGTACGTCGACGGCCAGCCGCAGAAGGTAAAGGCGAAGTTCCGCGCGTATGGATCGTATGACGAGGCCTGCGCGGACTACGCGCGGCTGCTGACCAATAATCCGCGCTATGCCGGCGTGGTGAGCGCGGGGTCGGCGGAGGAGGCGGCGCATGGGTTGCAGCGTGCGGGGTATGCGACGGATCCTGCGTACGGGCACAAGCTGGTGAAGATCATGAAAAAGGTGGCGGTTTAA